Genomic DNA from Dysidea avara chromosome 10, odDysAvar1.4, whole genome shotgun sequence:
cacacacacacacacacacacacacacacacacacacacacacacacacacacacacacacacacacacctactgtatgtatgcactcATATTTACAGTTGTCATTACTGTTCCCACAGGCAAGACAAAACATAACGATACTGGTCATTCCTTCAAACTACACCCTGAGGCAGTGTATACTGTTGTAGATGATTTAGAGCTGCCAAGTAACAAGGGGGTAGCTAAGGTGAGTAACTGTTGCTTGTAAATTCTTAGGGCCATACAGTAATGATGCTAGTGTTAATTTGTTTCTTACAAATATTGAGTTTCATAAATGTTTCAAAACGTTATCTCTCCCCAGCTTGTTACAGGTAAAGGTAAGACGAAGGACATTACATCATACTTCACTCTCCCTCCACCTGCTGTCGATGAAGACAAGGAGAATGTGTTGCCAACTCTTCCTGTTATCAACTGTAAACAGAAGAATCCTCTTCAGACTAGGAGAAAGTGAGCAGCATTGATTGTAAATGTGCTAAGATACATTGCCATGTGGGACCTGTTGTGAAGGACAAGATGCTGCTCCCAGTAGGTGTAGCCCagcatgtttttttttgtgtctGATAGAGGCGACCTGTCGATCTCACTTACAGTGTTCTAATGCTTTACCAGAGATCTCAAGACAATTTATTGCCGTTCCATTTTCTTCTGCTAATGTACAAAAGTGTCCCTGAATCCAGTTTTTGTGTGGATGTTGttttatgcatgtacatatgtgtatgcCCTTGTTTATGTGATCCTTGTTTGCATAGTTCAGCTGGCCCAGTCTTACATACCATTATTTGACCTCCTTCCATTATTATCAGCTGCTATCATTGGTGTAAATGTGGGACACAAGACCAGctaattttgttgttttttcttCTCCTTTTTCTGAGCTTTGGCACAGCAGCAGCACAGTCCCACCAAGTGCATGACCTTTTGGGTGTTGCTACTATACCAGTTGTCCTCTTTACATTAACATACTTAAATCTTCTGTACACTGGTGTGATAATTAATTTTTGGATCAAAGCTTTTTAAACCAGATACGTGCCTACagctggctgtgggtgcacgcctggcttcctgaaattgttttcctttaaatatgtgtgttgtgttacCTACTAAGTAAGTAAACTGTTGCTTTTTGCAGTTAGTTTATTTCATGCCAATGTGAAATACGAGTGAAGCGAGTTCTGAGGTTTGACTATAAAATAGTTGAGAAGACACTCCTGTACATAATTAAAGTAGTAAGTTTGTTCGAGTTACTGTatacttccttagcagtgcatagagACATAATTagggaattttaaattattcATGAGTTacaaaatacattgaattgtaGCAAGGGATAGTATTAACCTCATGGGCGGTGACTGGTTTTTAGAAGCAGCACATCAACTTTTTCTTTGGTCCTCAGTGGTAAAATTTGCTGATGGTACAATGCAGTGCTTTAAAGAGTTTTTAAAACACTGTTTTAAAGCATTGTCACATGCAACCTTAGACATGTCCTCAGTGACTGAGTCATCCATTGTAATTACAGTCTTTGTACTATACACATCTCTCTGCTTTACCAGACAAGCTGTAAAGCCACAGCCGCAAGTCACACCATCACATCAACTAAGAATAGACACTCTACTGAGCAGAAATGAAACTCACACTCACATCATTACAACAACTCCCTCGGACAATCTCAAGACTGATATTCTAGCAGACAGTCCTACATCAGTGGCTTCAGAGAGTGACGTCAAGAGCTGTTGTGGACAAGTATCGTACAGTGATGACATTAGTGATGATGTAATTGATTGCTTGTTTGATGATATTGATTATCTTGACAAGTTCTTTGAGCCAGAGCCGTTACCATTAGCAACAGAGAGTCATCACTGCAGTGTTCCTGTTAAAGTGAACTCAGACCAGACGGAGACTGATATTGCACCAATTGTTGTatcacatgatgatgatgatgatgtcattgATTTGTCATCTATTAGTAGTAGCTCTGGTAAGTGTGATTACACTACCGTAGCTTTCTGAAACTTCGGtaccatacaacaggaaattttgatgaaagaaGTTGACAAATCagttaaattcatcaaattttaattcatTGAATGTTCCATCTCCTTAAAATTTTTAGTTCAATAATTTCTTGattaaatttttaatttatCAATACACTGAGAAGTGTGGATTTGTCAATTTTTCCTTTTGTTAAAATTCCTGCCATGCAGTAAATGAACCTTTAACActgaaagtgactgttctattggagtattttgtTACTGGTGTAcgtcctattagagtagttaaacaGACTCCATTTCTCAAAGCATCACTTTGAACTAGTGCACAGGTGTTTAGAGTTCCCACTGTATGAGCAGTAGATCCAGTACAGTGGAGCCTGTATAATATCAACACTTTAAAACCAATTAATAGTGCCCTAGTTATATCAATGTGTCTTGACTTTCCAGgtagtttatgtactaagggatactttaagACTTTACCTAAATGTTTATGTAAGTGTCCTCAAgcgtccacattaacaggtccCAGTGTAAAATAAACTTgttgttaatgtggacacttgaggacacatACATAATCCacacacttagttaaggtcccaaagtcaggacaccttgataatcaggacatcatTCCAAGGTGTCCATTTTACATTGGTTCAATGTATTGGATCTACTGTTCTATTATAACGTATACACACTTCCCTGATAATACGGCCATTTGTACGTTCTCATACAGACAGCACCATATCTGGTGATGATGTAGTAATCAAGGAGAAGAAGGGGAAATCCTATGAACTCAGTAGGAGGACGATATTTAAGGACACCTGGTAAGTGTGTGTAATAGTGTTGCACTTGTACATGGAAAGAATGAAATAAAATATCTCTATTTGTAATCTCTGTACATGTggttctaataaaacagtcaaactAATATATTTATAAACAGTTTAGAGATTTTCTTTAGGCTTAATCTTACAAGGGTAAATTTGAAAACTGTTTTGGGAGCATTCCAGATCCTTTGCTGTATTCTACACTGTGTAGTTGATTCCTGGATTGGTGTTGTCTTCCTGTGCCTATGACAGTGAGCATGAAAATTTTGACTGTTTGTACCCTATGTATGTGGTAGGCAATGCAATGTAGCTGTATGGCATCGTTTGATCTCCTGTATGATGTCACTCTTCCAGTACTGTCAAGGAGCTAACTACCAAACAGATCGGCCGGTGGATGGTGTTCCGTAAGAACTTCATCAGAGACATCATGGCAGGAAAAGTAAGGGAAAATCCCTAGGGTATTGGTTTTGTATATTGTGCTTACGTTTAGTGGCATTGATTATTCTCATTCTAAAATGTTGATTACGTAGCTTTACACATATATAAGGTCTTACAATTTAAAACGGCATGATTTCGTAGTAACCTGAGGCTCAATGTTCACCTGGTACAACTGTGTTGTCTCACAGCCTATCCATTACCATCTGTATTTGTTGTTGCTACAGATTCCATGTGAGAGACACAACAGATACAAAGAAGGGAATAATGCCAGGAGTAAGTGTGGAGTGCACTGGACCCTgctaatgtggacacttgaggacacctacataatccagacacttagttatggtctcaaagtatcccttagtacataaactgacctggaaaatcaggacaccttgataatcagtaCGCTAGTAGTCGGTACCAAGGTGTCCATGTTATCCACTTAGTGTATTGAGTGTTTTTGTATGGTTAGGAATTATCAGGAATGAGTCGTTCATGATAACTGCCTTCAGTCGGGAACAGCTAGACTATATCATTGACCACCTAAAGAAATTGTTTGAGCTTGATGGACTACTGGTAAGCCTCTTGTTTGAATGTAAGGACATTAATCCCTGCTGTACTGACCTGTATTAATAACTCTTTATGTGCCTTAAGGCACTGCTGTTGACACCAATATTAAGTATTAAGGTCTTTACACTATTTAGAGACCCGAGGATGATGTGGGTGAGGCTACCCACAAACTTAAATTACTGAAGCCGCAGATTGAGGTAGTTAATTGTGGGGTAGCCAAGCCCACATCATCTGAGGGGCTCTTAATAGCATATAAGTACTTTAGTAGAAAATTTCCCCCAGGTGAAGAAAGTGCAAACTGGCTGCTAGTTTCAACATTCACCCTTCAAGTTTATTGTGTTAGTGCCATGCTATGACATTAGTGTATCAGTACTACCATACAGCGTGTGGCTTGTCTTAACACAGACAATCTACAACATTGGGTACATCATCATAGTAGGGTTCAGTAGTTTGGGTGACTGGGTTAATATTctcaagttttttttgtttctaCTTTAatgtctgaggttactaaatgctgttactaaatagttagtaacctgtgatCAAGCCCATGGTTGTTTACTACGTTCATCAAACAAAAATCATCAAAGCCAAAATGAAATGCCCTTACTGTTCTGTG
This window encodes:
- the LOC136236900 gene encoding uncharacterized protein isoform X2, with the translated sequence MMMRVCVLPRGRTDGAVTRDTTASGWFLDRHMQELLMMIYDELSRKSKVKPSASDKVSSPLFKRGSGFRAAVYFDRHGYFQHLVIPPETKGKTKHNDTGHSFKLHPEAVYTVVDDLELPSNKGVAKLVTGKGKTKDITSYFTLPPPAVDEDKENVLPTLPVINCKQKNPLQTRRKQAVKPQPQVTPSHQLRIDTLLSRNETHTHIITTTPSDNLKTDILADSPTSVASESDVKSCCGQVSYSDDISDDVIDCLFDDIDYLDKFFEPEPLPLATESHHCSVPVKVNSDQTETDIAPIVVSHDDDDDVIDLSSISSSSDSTISGDDVVIKEKKGKSYELSRRTIFKDTCTVKELTTKQIGRWMVFRKNFIRDIMAGKIPCERHNRYKEGNNARRIIRNESFMITAFSREQLDYIIDHLKKLFELDGLLNYDYVMSVLLIEVCIHIIMDLHQVDYHTAEKTLMTLSF
- the LOC136236900 gene encoding uncharacterized protein isoform X1, with protein sequence MDTGSDRHLIITRYLRVSDNIAMMMRVCVLPRGRTDGAVTRDTTASGWFLDRHMQELLMMIYDELSRKSKVKPSASDKVSSPLFKRGSGFRAAVYFDRHGYFQHLVIPPETKGKTKHNDTGHSFKLHPEAVYTVVDDLELPSNKGVAKLVTGKGKTKDITSYFTLPPPAVDEDKENVLPTLPVINCKQKNPLQTRRKQAVKPQPQVTPSHQLRIDTLLSRNETHTHIITTTPSDNLKTDILADSPTSVASESDVKSCCGQVSYSDDISDDVIDCLFDDIDYLDKFFEPEPLPLATESHHCSVPVKVNSDQTETDIAPIVVSHDDDDDVIDLSSISSSSDSTISGDDVVIKEKKGKSYELSRRTIFKDTCTVKELTTKQIGRWMVFRKNFIRDIMAGKIPCERHNRYKEGNNARRIIRNESFMITAFSREQLDYIIDHLKKLFELDGLLNYDYVMSVLLIEVCIHIIMDLHQVDYHTAEKTLMTLSF